In Halalkalicoccus sp. NIPERK01, the DNA window TAACCGCGAGGGGGAACTGCTCGAACGCGCCCGCGAGTACATGCCGACGCTCCCCTTCTCCGACCTCGACGTGCTGGTGGTCGACCGGATCGGCAAGGACGTCTCGGGGACGGGCATGGACACCAACGTCATCGGACGTTACGAGGTGCTTAACGCCGACGATCCGTCCGAACCCGACATCGACCGGATCGTCGTCCGCGGACTGACGGAGGCGACCCACGGAAACGGCCAGGGAATCGGACTGGCCGACCTCACCACCACCTCGGTGATCGAATCGCTCGACCTCGGGCAGGTGTACACGAACGCGCTCACGAGCGGGTCGCTCTCGAAGGCCCGCCTCCCGGTCGCGCTGCCGACGGACGAACTCGCGCTCACGGCGGCGCTGTCGTCGATCGGCTCGTACGACCCCGAGACCGTCAGGGTGGCGTGGATCCGCGACACCGGCCACCTCTCGTCGTTCAGGGTCTCGAAAGCGCTCGTCGAGGACCAGGTCGAGCACCTCTCGGTGACGGGCGACGAACGCCTCCGGTTCGAGGAGGGGACGCCACGATTCGATCCGGTCGAAGGGTGAGACAACCTATCATATAGGACACTAGTAACGATATGGTTGACATGACTCCGACTTCACATGAACGGGAGTCGGAAGCCCCTGACCAAGCGGGCGTTTCTCGCGGCCGTCGGCGCGTCGTGTCTCGCCGGCTGTCTCGGGAGTGCGGAGCCGAGCGGGAACGAGACGGACGAAAACACGACGGACGGGAATACGACGATACCCGATCCGGAGCCTGACGTCGAACCCGAACCGGAGCCCGAAGAGCCGACGCTGTTTCTCGACGGCGACCCCCGCGAGGAGTTCTGGGATCGCGGCGAGAGCTGGCAGGACTGCGAATCGGTCGATGGCTGGGAACTGCTCGCGGGATCGCTCGAAGCGTCGACGAAACACGTCTACCGTGGCTCGCGGTCGGCCCACCTGACGGGCGCGGGCGACGGTCGGAGCGCCGTCCGGATCCCACTCGACGGGTTCGACCTCACCGAGACGTCGTTCTCGCTCGCGATGTACATCGACACGCCCGGACGGCACTACTCGCCGTCGTTCGACGTCAACGCCCCGGAGTGCGGCCGGACGCTTCACTTCCGGACCCGACACAAGATCGACGAACCGGGCTGGATCCGCTACGACCTCGGCATCAGTCACACCTCACGCCTCGAATCGACCGAGGAGGCATACATGACGGTCTCGTGGGCCGGGAGCGACGTCGACTGGTACCTCGACGACGTCCGGGCGGTGCCCGTCACGGGAGAGCCCCGCCTGTTCGTCCAGTTCGACGACTCGCTGCGGACGACCTACGACACCGCGTTCCCGATCATGCGCCAGTACGACGT includes these proteins:
- a CDS encoding polysaccharide deacetylase family protein; this encodes MNGSRKPLTKRAFLAAVGASCLAGCLGSAEPSGNETDENTTDGNTTIPDPEPDVEPEPEPEEPTLFLDGDPREEFWDRGESWQDCESVDGWELLAGSLEASTKHVYRGSRSAHLTGAGDGRSAVRIPLDGFDLTETSFSLAMYIDTPGRHYSPSFDVNAPECGRTLHFRTRHKIDEPGWIRYDLGISHTSRLESTEEAYMTVSWAGSDVDWYLDDVRAVPVTGEPRLFVQFDDSLRTTYDTAFPIMRQYDVPATVYTITGRIGNGGSLTLDQMEEMQEAGWEFASHTHTHRRTGELPLDEQRAELETSKRWLLDHGFGEAASMLAYPFGSFTTDTMDIAADYYDFATHGQRGAMNRTISSPLSVNRHPGDDPERSMALIDILLDERLPTDTLVLYYHDVIENHETYIDPEGFAETMAYIDARDVPCLLTSELRDQQFD